A genomic stretch from Methylophilus medardicus includes:
- a CDS encoding PAS domain S-box protein has product MRRFYLPAVSARWCIALLALMLSSLLAGYPAHAATAVHKPLVVGSEEEYPPFSIGYTDETADGFTVELWKAVAAKAQLDYVIHVKPFKQLLADINTGQVDVLINLAQSEDRKKMVDFTVPHVTVSGGIFVRKSTGRILKEDDLNGKEVIVMSGDLAQSYAQSQPWGGRLTLVNSASEAFNLLASGKHDAVVISKLAGEKTIKQLQLDNVKLVDASIGFQQKFSFAVTKGNADLLARINEGMALVKESGEYDAIYNKWFAIYHLEPALFTDAFYISTVFAVLSISLAGFLFYMRTSDKKQSHHLIREANKNFESVLSAASHFSIIATDMQGVINTFNTGAEQLLGYRAADMLANVNIVTLHHRPELELRRSKLSKYFKRSLSEFDALVFKALLGERESFECEYLSSDQRKISVMLNISLMKNAEDNIIGFLFIAQDITERKKLEEVQVRYLDKLRHSEVYRAAILECAPDAIMIMNEEGAFVEFNPAAEKLFDYQRAEVIGHKVANLIIPAVHRGRHDEGMKTYLKSGASAILGRRVVVPAMRRDGSEIQIEMTVIPFDVDEQQHFLAYAREMSNTVSDRQ; this is encoded by the coding sequence ATGCGTAGATTCTACTTGCCCGCTGTGTCAGCTCGCTGGTGCATTGCCCTGCTGGCCTTGATGCTGTCTAGCCTTCTGGCTGGGTATCCGGCCCATGCGGCCACGGCAGTACACAAACCCTTGGTGGTCGGTAGTGAGGAAGAGTACCCGCCGTTCTCTATTGGTTATACCGATGAGACGGCCGATGGTTTTACCGTAGAGCTCTGGAAAGCGGTAGCTGCCAAGGCGCAGCTGGACTACGTGATTCATGTGAAGCCGTTTAAACAGCTGCTGGCGGATATCAACACGGGTCAGGTGGATGTGCTGATTAACTTAGCGCAGTCCGAGGATCGTAAAAAGATGGTTGATTTTACGGTGCCGCATGTGACGGTCTCAGGGGGCATTTTTGTCCGAAAATCTACCGGCCGTATCCTGAAAGAAGACGATCTCAATGGCAAAGAAGTGATTGTCATGAGTGGTGATCTCGCGCAGAGTTACGCCCAATCCCAACCGTGGGGCGGACGCCTCACGCTCGTCAACTCTGCCTCAGAAGCCTTTAATTTACTGGCCTCTGGCAAACATGATGCGGTGGTCATCAGTAAATTAGCCGGCGAAAAAACCATCAAGCAACTGCAACTGGATAACGTCAAGCTGGTGGATGCGAGCATCGGGTTTCAACAAAAGTTTTCGTTTGCAGTCACTAAAGGCAATGCGGATTTGCTCGCGAGAATTAATGAGGGCATGGCGCTAGTGAAGGAGAGCGGTGAGTACGATGCCATCTATAACAAATGGTTTGCTATTTATCACTTAGAGCCAGCACTTTTCACGGATGCTTTTTATATTTCGACCGTATTTGCGGTGTTATCGATCTCATTGGCAGGATTTTTGTTTTACATGCGCACGAGCGATAAAAAACAATCGCATCATTTGATTCGTGAAGCGAACAAGAATTTTGAAAGCGTGTTATCAGCAGCCTCGCATTTTTCAATCATTGCCACGGACATGCAAGGGGTGATTAACACGTTTAATACTGGGGCAGAGCAGTTACTAGGTTATCGTGCGGCTGACATGTTGGCCAATGTCAACATCGTGACACTGCATCATCGCCCCGAGCTGGAATTACGCAGGTCTAAATTGAGTAAATATTTTAAGCGCAGTTTGAGTGAGTTTGATGCGCTGGTGTTTAAGGCCTTGTTGGGCGAGCGTGAGAGTTTTGAGTGTGAGTATCTGTCGAGTGACCAGCGCAAAATTAGCGTGATGCTCAACATCTCCTTAATGAAAAATGCCGAAGACAACATTATTGGCTTTTTATTTATTGCTCAGGATATTACCGAGCGCAAAAAACTGGAAGAAGTGCAAGTTCGGTATCTGGACAAATTAAGACATAGCGAAGTTTATCGTGCCGCTATTTTGGAGTGTGCACCGGATGCGATCATGATCATGAATGAAGAGGGTGCTTTTGTGGAATTTAACCCTGCCGCAGAAAAGCTGTTTGATTATCAGCGCGCCGAAGTGATTGGACACAAAGTGGCCAACCTGATTATTCCTGCAGTGCATCGAGGCAGGCATGATGAAGGCATGAAAACTTATCTTAAATCCGGCGCCAGCGCTATTTTAGGGCGAAGAGTGGTGGTGCCAGCCATGCGCCGAGATGGCAGCGAAATTCAAATTGAAATGACGGTGATCCCATTTGATGTGGATGAGCAGCAACATTTTCTCGCCTATGCCAGAGAAATGTCGAACACCGTCAGTGATCGCCAATAA
- the fmdA gene encoding formamidase, producing the protein MKTIVKLDLDKKPWEQDGQIHNRWHPDLPMIAMVKPGDEFRVECMDWTGGQIGNNDSANDIRDVDLTQVHYLSGPIGVEGAEPGDLMVVEILDVGTFDDQQWGFNGLFAKENGGGFLTDHFPKASKSIWDFHGVYTTSRHVPKVRYAGIMHPGLIGCLPSRELLDTWNEREAALIATDPDRVPALALPPEPKSAVMGRLSGDAAKKAAAEGARTVPPRDHGGNCDIKNLTKGSKIFFPVYVKDGGLSMGDLHFSQGDGEITFCGAIEMAGYLDIKVSLIKDGVKKYAIKNPIFQPSPITPTYRDYVIFEGISVDEAGKQHYLDVHVAYRQACLNAIEYLKKFGYSGEQAVAILGTAPVEGHISGIVDIPNACATLWIPTEIFEFDIRPNADGPKIEVPPGISVAPST; encoded by the coding sequence ATGAAAACAATAGTGAAGTTGGATTTGGATAAAAAGCCCTGGGAACAGGACGGTCAGATTCATAACCGCTGGCACCCAGATTTACCCATGATTGCCATGGTTAAACCAGGGGATGAGTTCCGCGTAGAGTGTATGGATTGGACCGGCGGTCAAATTGGTAACAATGACAGCGCTAACGATATCCGTGACGTGGACTTAACTCAGGTGCACTACCTGAGTGGTCCGATCGGTGTCGAAGGGGCTGAGCCTGGTGACCTGATGGTGGTTGAGATTCTGGATGTCGGTACCTTTGACGACCAGCAGTGGGGCTTTAACGGTCTGTTTGCTAAAGAGAATGGCGGTGGTTTCTTGACCGACCATTTCCCTAAGGCAAGCAAGTCGATCTGGGATTTCCACGGTGTCTACACCACCTCGCGTCACGTACCGAAAGTCCGTTATGCCGGCATCATGCATCCGGGCTTGATTGGCTGCTTGCCATCACGTGAGTTACTGGATACCTGGAATGAACGTGAAGCTGCGTTGATTGCCACCGATCCAGACCGCGTGCCTGCGCTGGCGCTGCCACCTGAGCCTAAATCTGCCGTCATGGGCCGGTTGTCTGGCGACGCTGCCAAAAAAGCGGCGGCGGAAGGTGCGCGTACCGTGCCACCGCGTGATCATGGTGGTAACTGCGACATCAAAAACTTGACCAAGGGTTCAAAAATATTCTTCCCGGTCTATGTGAAGGATGGCGGTCTCTCCATGGGTGACCTGCACTTCTCACAAGGCGATGGTGAAATTACGTTCTGTGGTGCCATTGAAATGGCTGGCTATCTGGATATTAAAGTCAGCTTGATCAAAGACGGTGTAAAAAAATACGCCATCAAAAACCCGATCTTCCAACCAAGCCCGATTACCCCGACTTATCGTGACTACGTCATTTTTGAAGGGATTTCAGTCGATGAAGCTGGCAAGCAACATTATCTGGATGTCCATGTCGCTTACCGTCAGGCTTGTCTGAACGCGATTGAGTACCTGAAAAAGTTTGGTTACAGCGGCGAACAAGCCGTGGCAATTTTGGGCACAGCACCGGTAGAGGGCCATATCAGCGGCATCGTCGATATTCCTAACGCCTGTGCAACATTGTGGATTCCGACGGAGATCTTTGAATTTGATATTCGCCCAAATGCCGATGGACCGAAGATCGAAGTGCCACCTGGCATTAGCGTGGCGCCAAGTACTTAA
- a CDS encoding HD domain-containing phosphohydrolase, whose protein sequence is MKVLVVDDSQINLTLFSALLNKMEDVTPVTFLNPLLALEWCAEQDPDLVLLDYMMPELDGLAFLARFRQLAGKESIPVIMVTAVTERDIRHQGLEASANDFLNKPVDKVEFQARVKNMLTLRRAQVQLLNRAEWLAEEVKKATKELVESEHELIHRLSKAAEYRDPETGAHILRMSNYSKLIAKNLGLPAVEQELLLTAAPMHDIGKIGIPDQILLKPGRLDESELEVMRKHAEYGAELLKNATTVLTKTAQIVAATHHEKYDGSGYPNGLKGDEIPLYGRIVALADVFDALTSVRPYKKAWSIEDAKRYVVENAGTHFDPKCVAAFLADWDEVLAINAKFKDDHA, encoded by the coding sequence ATGAAGGTATTAGTCGTCGATGACAGTCAAATTAACCTGACCTTGTTTTCAGCTTTGTTGAATAAAATGGAGGATGTCACCCCGGTGACCTTTTTAAATCCGCTTCTGGCGCTGGAATGGTGTGCCGAGCAAGATCCTGATTTGGTCTTGCTGGATTACATGATGCCAGAACTCGATGGCTTAGCCTTTTTGGCTCGGTTTCGACAGTTAGCTGGCAAAGAGAGCATTCCAGTCATCATGGTGACTGCGGTGACCGAGAGAGATATTCGCCATCAAGGCCTTGAAGCTTCTGCCAACGATTTTTTAAACAAGCCTGTTGATAAAGTGGAGTTTCAGGCGCGGGTAAAAAACATGTTGACCTTGCGGCGTGCCCAAGTCCAACTACTCAACCGCGCAGAATGGTTGGCGGAAGAAGTGAAAAAAGCGACCAAAGAGCTGGTGGAAAGTGAGCATGAGCTCATTCACCGCTTGTCAAAAGCGGCCGAGTATCGTGACCCTGAAACCGGGGCACATATTTTACGCATGTCCAATTACTCTAAATTGATTGCAAAAAATCTCGGCTTACCGGCTGTCGAACAAGAGTTGTTACTTACCGCTGCCCCCATGCATGACATTGGAAAGATCGGCATTCCTGACCAGATATTACTCAAACCGGGGCGACTGGATGAGAGCGAGTTAGAAGTGATGCGAAAACATGCAGAATATGGCGCAGAGCTATTAAAAAATGCGACCACCGTGCTCACCAAAACGGCGCAAATTGTGGCCGCAACGCACCATGAAAAATATGATGGTTCGGGTTACCCCAACGGCCTCAAAGGCGATGAGATTCCGCTGTATGGCAGGATTGTTGCGCTGGCAGATGTGTTCGATGCCTTGACTTCCGTCAGGCCCTACAAAAAGGCTTGGTCGATTGAGGATGCCAAACGCTATGTGGTAGAAAACGCAGGCACGCATTTTGATCCCAAGTGTGTGGCAGCGTTCTTGGCAGACTGGGACGAAGTGTTGGCAATTAATGCAAAATTTAAAGATGACCATGCGTAG
- the urtA gene encoding urea ABC transporter substrate-binding protein: protein MSTLNRRGFMKGALLGAMMAAGLITGHAFAADFPTAKVNTTGLAVTDTTVKVGILHSATGTMAISETGSIQAEKLAIEQINAMGGILGRKIEIVQEDGASDWPTFAEKAKKLLEKDKVASVMGCWTSASRKAALPVFEKDNGLLFYPTFYEGLEQSKNVFYTGQEATQQILAGLDWIAKEKNAKTFYLIGSDYIWPRTSMKIARKHIEQHLGGKVVGEEYIALGDTQFGSVINKIKLKKPDVIYAAVVGGSNVAWFKQLNAAGLNSSKQTMLTISVTEDEVLGIGGENLAGFYSAMKYFQSQDNDSNKKFVEAFKKRWGKDAVIGDVTQAAYLGPWLYKAAVERAGSFDVDKVQAALPGYEFKDAPEGSVTVEANHHLTTKLRIGQWGKDGQAKVVYTSGYIKPDPFPKGYQ from the coding sequence ATGAGTACCTTAAACAGACGAGGTTTTATGAAAGGCGCATTGCTGGGTGCCATGATGGCCGCTGGCCTCATCACTGGTCACGCTTTTGCAGCGGATTTTCCAACAGCAAAAGTGAACACCACTGGCTTGGCAGTGACCGATACAACAGTAAAAGTAGGTATTCTGCACTCTGCCACAGGGACCATGGCGATCAGTGAAACGGGTTCGATTCAGGCTGAAAAACTGGCCATTGAGCAAATCAATGCCATGGGTGGTATCTTGGGTCGCAAAATTGAAATCGTGCAAGAAGATGGTGCTTCTGACTGGCCAACATTTGCCGAAAAAGCAAAAAAATTGCTCGAAAAAGACAAAGTGGCTTCTGTGATGGGTTGCTGGACTTCAGCTTCACGTAAAGCAGCCTTGCCAGTGTTTGAAAAAGACAACGGCTTGCTGTTCTACCCAACGTTTTACGAAGGTTTAGAGCAATCTAAAAACGTGTTCTACACAGGTCAAGAAGCCACACAACAAATTCTGGCGGGTTTGGACTGGATTGCAAAAGAGAAAAATGCCAAAACATTCTATCTGATCGGTTCAGACTACATCTGGCCACGTACGTCGATGAAAATTGCGCGTAAACACATCGAGCAACATCTGGGCGGCAAAGTGGTGGGTGAAGAGTACATCGCGCTGGGCGATACACAGTTCGGTTCAGTGATCAACAAGATCAAACTGAAAAAACCTGACGTGATTTACGCAGCAGTGGTAGGTGGTAGTAACGTTGCTTGGTTTAAACAATTGAACGCGGCTGGTTTGAACTCCAGCAAACAAACCATGCTGACCATTTCGGTAACAGAAGATGAAGTGTTAGGTATTGGTGGCGAAAACTTGGCTGGTTTCTACTCTGCCATGAAGTATTTCCAATCCCAAGACAATGATTCAAACAAGAAATTTGTTGAAGCATTCAAAAAACGCTGGGGTAAAGATGCTGTGATCGGTGACGTGACCCAAGCGGCTTATCTGGGCCCATGGTTGTACAAAGCTGCGGTTGAACGTGCCGGTAGCTTCGATGTAGACAAAGTACAAGCGGCATTGCCTGGTTACGAGTTCAAAGATGCACCTGAAGGTTCTGTGACTGTGGAAGCTAACCATCACTTGACGACCAAACTGCGTATCGGTCAATGGGGTAAAGATGGTCAAGCTAAAGTGGTTTACACCTCTGGTTACATCAAACCTGATCCATTTCCAAAAGGCTATCAATAA
- a CDS encoding FmdB family zinc ribbon protein — MPIYEYECDSCGVFTALRKMSESSLPADCECCGSESPRILSVPKLAIMGKQQRSAHERNEKAAHEPRSGRRSSCGCTGSHTCKTTTKVNPDNGKPAMQMQTKKTARPWMIGH; from the coding sequence ATGCCTATTTACGAATATGAGTGTGACAGTTGTGGTGTGTTTACCGCGCTACGCAAAATGAGTGAATCCAGTTTGCCAGCGGATTGCGAGTGTTGTGGGTCTGAAAGCCCGCGCATCCTATCCGTGCCCAAACTGGCCATCATGGGCAAGCAACAACGGTCCGCACATGAGCGTAACGAGAAAGCTGCGCATGAGCCTCGCAGTGGACGCCGCTCCAGTTGTGGTTGCACAGGATCACATACCTGCAAAACCACTACCAAGGTGAACCCGGATAACGGCAAACCTGCGATGCAAATGCAAACCAAAAAAACAGCGCGGCCTTGGATGATCGGGCACTAG
- a CDS encoding PAS domain S-box protein, translating to MFLTNSPALALLFQGEYDFSLVMLSLFFAFFSTFPALMVINSIGPHTQKIARFLLTLLAALTMGVGIWATHFIGMVALKLPCSSSYQQVLTLLSMVPIVLASWTFLSFAKAKGTSGTPLYSNALALGLGVASMHFIGMSAMRIEGTIYYAPLIFAAAIAGVLGFAYLALKCTVKLDMRKKRHLLIVSLIIGLAVSILHYTAVFATYFVKGGILEAGAFSIYKNELKQIIINVLEFQGLSLLIAYIYSLKKHVHGYQASEMELHSLVATIEDYAIIKLDKQGYIKTWNMGAQRIKGYAAEEVIGKHFSLFYPADDIASGLVGRILQEACDQGKFEDEGLRVRKNGSMFYASVVIRPIWAADGSLDGFSKVTRDITERKQSQSSLHEKQQFISSITDAMREAVYALDKNGLLIFMNPEAEKILGWKLKELYGKSMHDTTHHLRVDGSTLPYEECIVRRAMLTGKSISSDDEVFITKDKIVLPVAINASPLRNDNEIIGSVVIFRDIRREKLVEESLRENAARMRKLLEISPIAVRILSLGSNKVIFANQSYAEMLSVDAESMIGTNPNGFYKYPDEYNQILAELSAGKSVINQLVELRSNQGREIWVVASYYNIDYGGDRCILGWFYDVTELRQAKEIAEDAAKMKSEFLSTMSHEIRTPMNGVIGMIDLLLDTPLDKEQANFATTIKECSYALLSILNDILDFSKIEAGKLEIVEQEFEVQPMVEACIDLFASKALEKNIQLISYIAPDVYPLLIGDSGRLRQIILNLLGNAIKFTASGMIKLEVHVREDAHDHQAVYFEVSDTGIGLTPQVINKLFKPFTQADGSVTRKYGGTGLGLSICKRLLEAMHGNIGVESKPGAGSNFWFALPLKKGMQGLISSKDALINSQSLLVSSQPNVIKDMLLKTIEHWGGNVDSMDSTTHMLDSLADVEAYDLLILLNPEAGFDLPALLAAIDAKQLTTRVLVFSDDKSFAQIHYPKLYVSGLMPFKQTGVYGALVKALDRRKMDAPVHSERRRRAIQPAVLPVVDKNILILLVDDNEVNRMVAERQLTKLGYAVDTAKDGLQALEKLQQQAYRLILMDCQMPVMDGFEATRTIRKQEQGSGQHMPIVAMTANAMNGDREQCFEAGMDAYLTKPVNIQALQETLQKWIPENTHSDIEAVSPLLDPALEQLDIARLSALFDGDADEIKAILQAFLSSLPALSAELSDACSQADLDTIRKVAHHLYGAASNIGVNRIAKVCALIEERVSHQQVTQLDSLRTLLTEETDQFATFIQAEFGVQP from the coding sequence ATGTTCTTAACCAATTCGCCCGCGTTAGCCCTGCTGTTCCAAGGAGAATATGATTTTTCTTTGGTGATGCTCTCATTGTTTTTTGCCTTCTTTTCTACCTTTCCGGCCTTGATGGTCATCAACAGCATTGGTCCCCACACACAAAAAATAGCGCGCTTTTTGCTGACACTGCTGGCCGCGCTGACAATGGGGGTCGGTATTTGGGCCACCCACTTTATTGGCATGGTCGCGTTAAAGCTGCCTTGTTCGAGCAGTTATCAACAAGTGCTCACCTTACTTTCTATGGTGCCTATCGTGCTAGCGAGCTGGACGTTTTTATCGTTTGCCAAGGCCAAAGGAACCAGTGGGACTCCGCTCTATAGCAATGCTTTGGCGTTGGGCTTAGGGGTGGCAAGTATGCACTTCATCGGCATGTCTGCGATGCGGATTGAGGGCACAATTTATTACGCTCCCTTGATTTTTGCGGCTGCCATTGCCGGTGTCTTGGGGTTCGCGTATCTGGCGCTGAAGTGCACGGTAAAGCTGGATATGCGCAAAAAAAGGCATTTGTTGATCGTCAGTTTAATCATTGGGCTTGCCGTCTCCATCTTGCATTACACCGCAGTGTTTGCCACTTATTTTGTAAAGGGTGGCATTTTAGAGGCCGGTGCATTTTCGATCTATAAAAACGAGTTAAAACAAATCATCATCAACGTGCTCGAGTTTCAAGGCTTGTCGCTGCTGATTGCCTATATTTACTCACTCAAAAAACACGTGCATGGCTACCAAGCCAGTGAGATGGAATTACATTCGCTAGTGGCCACCATTGAAGATTACGCCATTATCAAACTGGATAAGCAGGGTTATATTAAAACCTGGAATATGGGAGCACAACGCATTAAAGGCTATGCGGCTGAGGAGGTGATCGGCAAGCATTTCTCGTTGTTCTATCCGGCCGATGATATTGCTTCTGGTCTGGTGGGGCGCATTTTGCAAGAGGCTTGTGATCAAGGCAAGTTTGAGGATGAGGGGTTAAGGGTCAGAAAAAATGGCTCTATGTTTTATGCCAGTGTGGTGATTCGGCCGATTTGGGCTGCCGATGGCAGCCTCGATGGGTTTTCTAAAGTCACGCGCGACATCACCGAACGCAAGCAAAGCCAGTCCTCTTTGCATGAAAAGCAGCAATTTATTTCGAGTATTACCGATGCCATGCGCGAGGCGGTATATGCGCTGGACAAAAATGGTCTGCTGATTTTTATGAATCCGGAAGCCGAGAAAATTCTTGGCTGGAAACTCAAAGAGTTGTACGGCAAAAGCATGCATGACACCACGCATCACCTGCGGGTAGACGGCAGTACCCTACCTTATGAGGAGTGTATTGTCAGACGGGCAATGCTCACCGGTAAGTCGATTAGTTCTGATGATGAGGTCTTTATCACCAAAGATAAGATCGTGTTGCCAGTGGCAATCAACGCCTCACCTTTGCGCAATGATAATGAAATTATTGGCAGTGTCGTCATTTTCAGAGACATTCGCAGAGAAAAATTGGTTGAGGAAAGCCTGCGTGAAAATGCAGCCAGAATGCGTAAGCTGCTGGAAATCAGCCCGATTGCAGTGCGTATTTTGTCACTGGGTAGCAACAAGGTGATCTTTGCCAATCAAAGTTATGCAGAAATGTTAAGTGTTGATGCAGAAAGTATGATTGGCACCAATCCAAATGGCTTTTACAAATATCCCGATGAATACAATCAAATTTTGGCTGAGCTTTCTGCCGGCAAATCGGTGATCAATCAGCTGGTGGAGCTTCGGTCTAATCAGGGCCGTGAAATTTGGGTAGTAGCCTCTTATTACAACATTGATTATGGCGGTGATCGTTGTATTTTGGGCTGGTTTTACGATGTGACCGAGTTGCGCCAAGCCAAGGAAATTGCCGAGGATGCCGCCAAAATGAAATCGGAGTTCTTGTCCACCATGAGTCATGAAATCAGAACACCGATGAATGGCGTTATCGGGATGATTGATCTGCTATTGGATACCCCGCTCGACAAGGAGCAGGCGAATTTTGCCACCACCATTAAAGAGTGTTCCTATGCGCTGTTGAGTATTTTGAATGACATTCTTGATTTTTCAAAAATTGAAGCGGGCAAGCTTGAGATTGTTGAACAAGAGTTTGAGGTGCAACCAATGGTGGAGGCATGTATCGACCTCTTCGCTAGCAAGGCACTGGAGAAAAATATCCAGCTGATTAGTTATATCGCGCCGGATGTGTATCCGTTATTGATTGGCGACAGTGGTCGATTAAGACAAATTATCTTGAATCTGCTTGGCAATGCCATCAAGTTCACCGCGTCAGGCATGATCAAGCTAGAAGTGCATGTGCGTGAGGATGCGCATGATCATCAAGCCGTGTATTTCGAAGTGAGCGACACCGGCATCGGACTGACCCCGCAAGTCATCAATAAACTGTTTAAACCATTTACCCAAGCAGATGGATCGGTGACGCGAAAATACGGTGGAACTGGACTTGGATTGTCAATCTGCAAGCGTTTATTAGAAGCCATGCATGGCAACATCGGTGTAGAGAGCAAGCCCGGTGCCGGCTCCAACTTCTGGTTTGCACTGCCGTTGAAAAAGGGCATGCAAGGGCTCATTAGCAGCAAGGATGCGCTGATTAACAGCCAAAGTTTGCTGGTGTCCTCTCAGCCCAACGTCATTAAAGACATGCTGCTCAAAACGATTGAGCATTGGGGCGGCAATGTGGACAGCATGGACTCAACCACGCACATGCTGGATTCACTTGCCGATGTCGAAGCCTATGATTTGCTTATTTTGCTCAATCCAGAGGCAGGCTTTGACCTGCCGGCCTTGCTCGCCGCCATTGATGCGAAACAATTAACCACCCGTGTATTGGTGTTCAGCGATGATAAATCGTTTGCGCAGATTCACTACCCAAAACTGTATGTCAGTGGCCTGATGCCCTTTAAGCAGACGGGCGTGTATGGCGCCTTAGTCAAAGCGCTTGACCGCAGGAAAATGGATGCACCCGTGCACAGCGAGCGGCGGCGGCGGGCCATCCAGCCGGCGGTGTTGCCGGTGGTTGACAAGAATATCTTGATTTTGTTGGTGGATGACAATGAGGTCAATCGTATGGTGGCTGAGCGGCAATTAACAAAATTAGGCTACGCCGTTGATACTGCCAAGGATGGTTTGCAAGCCCTAGAAAAGCTGCAACAGCAAGCATACCGTTTGATTCTCATGGATTGCCAGATGCCGGTGATGGACGGATTTGAAGCTACCCGAACCATACGTAAGCAAGAGCAGGGCAGCGGCCAACATATGCCGATTGTGGCGATGACCGCCAATGCCATGAATGGTGACAGAGAACAGTGTTTTGAGGCCGGCATGGATGCTTATTTGACCAAACCCGTGAATATTCAGGCATTGCAAGAAACGCTGCAAAAATGGATTCCCGAAAACACGCACTCTGATATTGAGGCTGTTTCGCCTTTGCTAGACCCCGCCTTGGAGCAGCTGGATATTGCGCGCCTAAGCGCTTTGTTTGATGGGGATGCTGATGAGATCAAGGCCATTCTGCAGGCGTTTTTATCCTCCTTGCCTGCCTTATCCGCTGAGTTGTCTGATGCCTGCAGCCAAGCGGATCTAGACACCATCCGAAAAGTGGCGCATCACCTATATGGCGCTGCCTCGAATATTGGGGTAAACAGAATTGCCAAGGTGTGTGCGTTGATTGAGGAGCGGGTTTCCCATCAGCAAGTCACGCAGCTTGATAGCCTGCGGACTTTGTTGACCGAAGAGACAGACCAGTTCGCAACATTTATTCAAGCAGAGTTTGGAGTACAGCCATGA
- a CDS encoding porin, producing MMNIKKCALHTAVMLACGLGTQLANAGATISFGEDKYISAGFGFISSYNSVEDASNGGKDRSNDFTLDSARLYLSGSFNKYIKGMLNTEKSGGGSANSNFEVIDANVQFQVTPEVAIWAGRFLSPSDRANMAGPYYSMGGGYWANIASRYGWNGGVIGRDDGVAVVSSFLEDHLAVSFGAFEGNQIFRFSGVGAQSQSSTTKDNLMYAGRVQYNFWDAEPGYYGTGNYFGAKDILSIGIAGRMKKDGAVAPAVSGVAGDYKSYSVDFLLEKKDVGPGTFSAEAAYYYYDTDNVFLGEQGKAYSAGLGYLFSEPVGWGKIMPIVRYQKFDADGVTSFDGSTSPATFTNNRGSNDTKRFEIGANYIIAPYNSVITATVGKTDTSATSSDNFVKVALQMQF from the coding sequence ATGATGAATATTAAAAAATGTGCCTTGCACACTGCAGTAATGTTGGCTTGCGGGTTGGGTACGCAATTGGCTAATGCGGGTGCCACGATTAGTTTCGGTGAGGACAAGTATATCAGTGCTGGCTTTGGGTTTATTTCTAGTTACAACTCTGTTGAAGATGCTTCTAATGGGGGTAAAGATCGTTCAAACGATTTCACCTTGGACAGTGCGCGTTTGTATTTGTCGGGTTCATTTAACAAATACATCAAAGGCATGTTGAATACTGAGAAGTCTGGTGGCGGTTCCGCGAACAGTAACTTTGAAGTGATTGATGCCAACGTACAGTTCCAAGTCACTCCTGAAGTTGCTATCTGGGCTGGTCGTTTCCTCTCCCCAAGTGACCGCGCCAACATGGCAGGTCCGTACTACTCTATGGGTGGCGGCTATTGGGCAAACATCGCTTCTCGTTACGGATGGAATGGTGGTGTGATTGGTCGTGATGATGGTGTGGCTGTAGTTTCAAGTTTCCTCGAAGATCATTTGGCTGTTTCATTTGGTGCTTTTGAAGGTAACCAAATATTCCGTTTTAGTGGTGTTGGTGCGCAGTCGCAATCCTCTACGACTAAAGATAACCTGATGTATGCTGGCCGTGTGCAATACAACTTCTGGGATGCTGAACCTGGCTATTACGGTACAGGTAACTACTTCGGTGCAAAAGATATTCTTTCTATTGGCATTGCTGGTCGTATGAAAAAAGATGGTGCTGTTGCCCCAGCAGTTTCTGGTGTGGCGGGTGACTACAAATCATACAGCGTTGACTTTTTGTTAGAGAAAAAAGATGTTGGGCCAGGCACATTCTCAGCCGAAGCTGCCTACTATTACTATGACACAGACAATGTGTTCTTGGGCGAGCAAGGTAAAGCTTACTCTGCAGGTCTTGGTTATTTGTTCAGCGAACCTGTTGGTTGGGGCAAGATTATGCCTATCGTGCGCTACCAAAAATTTGATGCAGATGGTGTAACAAGTTTTGATGGGTCTACTAGTCCGGCAACATTTACCAATAATCGAGGCAGTAACGACACCAAGCGTTTTGAGATTGGCGCTAACTACATCATTGCCCCATACAACTCTGTGATTACAGCTACCGTTGGCAAAACAGATACATCTGCTACTTCAAGCGATAATTTCGTCAAAGTCGCCCTGCAAATGCAATTTTAA